Proteins encoded within one genomic window of Bacillus thuringiensis:
- a CDS encoding patatin-like phospholipase family protein, translating to MEYPFRNLVFEGGGVKGSAYIGAIRALNEEGILPEIQRFGGTSAGAITALLLGLSIPFADLVKIHKDMNFKAFKDDDFSIVQDNIRLFFDGFGIYKGDFFTEWVGNIVEKWTGNKDTTFQQLYDKTGKDVFFQGTNVSTHQLRTFSRETTPDVPLVVAVRISMSIPFFFKSVEWDKDYYVDGGVLDNYPIRLFDRKSFVNKEEHFTTTDTIDEVNKLVSNTEDYSTLRSLHTKYNASFFDPADEIVYNKETLGFRLESQAEIAMLKQIATSTEHHIGHSLIHFAWNLSQTMIKGHESGKTTKEDAARTVFINTFFTPSFNFDITEEEKKTLMNSGYTSTKDYLHQFNTSEVKLFNRP from the coding sequence ATGGAATATCCATTTCGTAACTTAGTATTTGAAGGTGGCGGAGTAAAGGGAAGCGCTTATATCGGTGCCATCCGTGCACTAAATGAAGAAGGGATTTTACCAGAAATACAACGATTTGGAGGGACTTCAGCGGGAGCGATTACTGCATTACTTTTAGGTCTTTCCATTCCATTCGCAGATCTTGTGAAAATCCACAAAGACATGAATTTCAAAGCGTTTAAAGATGATGATTTTTCGATTGTACAAGATAACATTCGTTTATTTTTTGATGGTTTTGGTATCTATAAAGGGGATTTCTTTACTGAGTGGGTAGGAAACATCGTTGAAAAGTGGACAGGGAATAAGGATACAACCTTTCAGCAGTTGTATGACAAAACAGGAAAAGACGTGTTTTTCCAAGGAACGAACGTTTCTACACACCAGCTTCGTACGTTTTCTCGCGAAACGACACCTGATGTCCCGTTAGTAGTTGCTGTGCGGATTTCGATGTCGATCCCATTCTTTTTTAAATCTGTGGAATGGGATAAAGATTATTATGTAGACGGAGGTGTACTCGATAACTACCCAATTCGTTTATTTGATCGGAAAAGTTTTGTGAATAAAGAAGAACACTTCACGACCACAGATACGATTGACGAGGTTAATAAACTGGTAAGCAATACGGAGGATTATTCTACATTAAGAAGCTTACACACGAAATACAATGCATCTTTCTTTGATCCTGCAGATGAAATTGTCTACAACAAAGAAACACTAGGTTTCCGTTTAGAATCTCAGGCCGAGATTGCCATGTTAAAACAAATCGCAACTTCAACAGAACATCATATTGGCCATTCTCTTATTCATTTTGCATGGAATTTGTCTCAAACCATGATCAAAGGTCATGAGAGCGGAAAAACAACCAAAGAAGATGCTGCCCGCACTGTATTTATCAATACATTCTTTACGCCGTCGTTTAATTTTGATATCACAGAAGAAGAAAAGAAAACACTCATGAATTCAGGTTATACTTCGACTAAAGACTATCTACATCAGTTTAATACGTCTGAAGTAAAATTGTTTAATCGACCATAA
- a CDS encoding APC family permease — protein MTQQSLKRSITWVQGTALTIGAVLGCGILILPSITANSAGPASLLSWVIMSILAFPIVATLAVLAKMLPSAGGITAYVQMAFNANTSVILGWIMLGSIPIGVPIIALTGAHYISYVFPINNAGVIGIAALILFTSLLLHNKGIELSSKVSVFVICIISLLIIVAVVVSIPYVKLSFFTPFVPNGWSSVGASSVIIFFSFVGWEMITPLAEEFKRPAKDISISLFLGAICISIIYIAISFVTIGTHSYGDKNQITSLSILISKGLGPIGTYITTILAIFISFSAVHANIAGFSRMIYAQAREGHFPSFFTKLHSKFQTPTRVLLVLGGIFSCILIFYGIARPNLEMLLKGPSVIFITSYIFTMLAALKLLKVKDIGWWMAFLSLVICIFVYSFSGWAILYPVILSFIGWIYILINNKSSTVINHQLDTSNEK, from the coding sequence TTGACACAACAATCATTGAAACGTTCAATTACTTGGGTACAAGGGACTGCATTAACCATAGGAGCTGTGTTGGGTTGTGGAATTCTTATATTGCCCTCAATTACTGCAAATAGCGCTGGACCAGCTTCGCTTTTATCTTGGGTTATCATGTCTATATTAGCTTTTCCCATTGTCGCAACTCTAGCGGTTCTTGCTAAAATGCTTCCTAGCGCAGGAGGAATTACAGCTTATGTTCAAATGGCATTTAATGCAAATACGAGTGTAATCCTAGGGTGGATTATGTTAGGATCTATTCCTATTGGAGTACCTATTATCGCTTTAACAGGTGCCCATTATATTAGCTATGTTTTTCCAATAAATAATGCAGGAGTTATAGGCATCGCGGCATTAATTTTGTTTACTTCTTTACTCTTACATAATAAAGGAATTGAGTTATCATCAAAAGTAAGTGTGTTTGTCATTTGTATAATTTCACTTTTAATAATTGTGGCTGTTGTCGTTTCTATCCCCTATGTAAAATTAAGTTTTTTTACACCTTTTGTACCAAACGGATGGTCTTCTGTTGGAGCTTCTTCTGTAATTATCTTTTTCTCATTTGTAGGATGGGAGATGATAACCCCATTAGCTGAAGAGTTTAAAAGACCTGCTAAAGATATTTCCATTAGTCTATTTTTAGGAGCAATTTGTATCTCAATTATTTACATTGCAATATCTTTTGTAACAATAGGGACTCACTCATATGGTGATAAGAACCAGATAACTTCCCTTAGTATTCTAATATCAAAAGGATTAGGACCAATAGGTACATATATAACCACTATTTTAGCAATTTTTATTTCGTTTAGTGCTGTACATGCTAACATTGCAGGTTTTTCAAGAATGATTTACGCCCAAGCTAGAGAAGGACATTTCCCTTCCTTCTTTACTAAATTACATTCTAAATTCCAAACTCCAACTAGGGTTTTACTAGTTTTAGGCGGAATTTTTAGTTGTATTTTAATTTTTTATGGTATAGCACGACCAAATTTAGAGATGCTTCTAAAAGGTCCTAGTGTAATTTTTATTACCTCATATATTTTTACAATGCTAGCTGCTCTTAAGTTATTAAAAGTTAAAGATATAGGTTGGTGGATGGCCTTCCTGTCTCTAGTTATATGTATTTTTGTATACTCATTTAGTGGTTGGGCGATTCTCTATCCAGTAATTCTATCATTCATAGGTTGGATTTATATACTTATAAATAATAAGTCCAGCACTGTAATCAATCATCAATTAGATACATCTAATGAAAAATAG
- a CDS encoding Lrp/AsnC family transcriptional regulator has translation MDQTDLKILSHLQENARLSMVEIGKLVGLSSPSVTERVRRLEEQGVIISYRTIVNPKELKKHITAFVLMEPRDCNKYKKFAMEHSDVVECHRIAGMYSYLTKVVTESVHTLEDYINLCLEYGKPTTLIVLSSPVEHKSLFTESEKS, from the coding sequence ATGGATCAAACAGATTTAAAGATTCTTTCACATCTTCAGGAAAATGCACGTTTAAGTATGGTTGAAATAGGAAAACTGGTAGGTTTGAGTTCTCCTTCTGTTACAGAGCGAGTTAGAAGACTAGAAGAACAGGGGGTAATTATAAGTTATCGCACGATTGTTAATCCGAAAGAATTAAAAAAACATATTACTGCGTTTGTTTTGATGGAACCAAGGGATTGCAACAAATATAAAAAGTTCGCAATGGAACATTCAGATGTGGTCGAATGTCACCGTATTGCCGGTATGTATAGTTATCTAACAAAGGTAGTGACAGAATCAGTACATACACTCGAAGACTATATTAATTTGTGCTTAGAGTACGGAAAGCCTACAACCTTAATAGTGCTTTCTTCTCCAGTAGAACATAAATCACTTTTTACAGAGAGTGAAAAATCTTAA
- the sdaAB gene encoding L-serine ammonia-lyase, iron-sulfur-dependent subunit beta, whose protein sequence is MNMNVASIKEKKVVKYKSCFDVIGPIMIGPSSSHTAGALSIGTVANKLFQGLPKKVVVTYYESFAETHKGHGTDFAIIAGILGFAADDSKVPDAIKIAESKGIDITFIEKSGDSPAGHPNTADVYVEDDSRSIRTMGISVGGGLIEVKYVEIDGFSLEMQGPLPVVIAISERADFEFVLRRIFKQYNVEINNFHSLKDKTKYLYAFALDSLLPGNAQEELGNLSNIANLIIL, encoded by the coding sequence ATGAACATGAATGTAGCGTCTATTAAAGAAAAAAAGGTTGTTAAATACAAAAGTTGTTTTGATGTGATTGGGCCCATAATGATAGGTCCTTCAAGTTCACATACTGCAGGTGCTTTGTCTATTGGAACAGTTGCTAATAAATTATTTCAAGGTCTTCCAAAAAAAGTTGTGGTAACGTATTATGAATCATTTGCTGAAACCCATAAAGGTCACGGAACTGATTTTGCAATAATTGCTGGTATATTAGGCTTTGCTGCAGATGACAGCAAAGTGCCAGATGCTATTAAAATAGCAGAATCTAAAGGGATTGACATTACTTTTATTGAAAAATCAGGTGATAGTCCTGCCGGTCATCCAAATACGGCAGATGTATATGTAGAGGATGACAGTCGAAGTATTAGAACGATGGGTATTTCGGTCGGCGGTGGATTGATTGAAGTCAAATATGTTGAAATTGATGGATTTAGCTTAGAAATGCAGGGGCCATTGCCAGTTGTTATTGCGATTTCAGAAAGAGCTGACTTTGAATTTGTCTTACGCAGGATCTTTAAACAATATAATGTTGAAATTAACAACTTTCATAGTTTGAAAGATAAAACAAAATATTTATATGCATTCGCTTTGGATTCGCTATTGCCTGGTAATGCTCAGGAGGAATTAGGGAATTTAAGCAATATAGCTAATCTTATTATTCTTTAG
- the sdaAA gene encoding L-serine ammonia-lyase, iron-sulfur-dependent, subunit alpha, which produces MYMAIKEIVDAANKRQKPIYKLAIEQEIEQTKISYEEVWSKMERNLATMQNAINKSIEGDGVFSPTGLTGGDAVKIKNYRENRKTLSGDLMVLGIQSAIGVNEVNAALGAICATPTAGASGTIPGVLFSIKDTLQLSHEDMIHFLFTSALFGTIVANNACISGAYGGCQAEVGSASAMAAAAAVEAAGGTPQQSSEAFSIALQNLLGLVCDPVAGLVEIPCVKRNAIGATNALAAADIALAGVNNIINADEVIEAMYRVGRQIPRELRETGLGGIAATPTGIAIKNKIFGEKQSNQ; this is translated from the coding sequence ATGTATATGGCCATAAAAGAAATTGTGGATGCAGCTAATAAAAGACAAAAGCCAATTTATAAATTAGCAATTGAACAGGAAATCGAACAAACTAAAATTTCTTATGAAGAAGTTTGGAGTAAAATGGAACGAAATTTAGCGACTATGCAAAATGCTATAAATAAAAGTATCGAGGGGGACGGTGTATTTTCTCCTACCGGTTTAACCGGAGGTGATGCAGTTAAAATTAAAAACTATCGAGAAAATAGGAAAACTCTTTCTGGAGATTTGATGGTGTTAGGGATTCAAAGTGCTATCGGCGTTAATGAAGTAAATGCTGCATTAGGAGCTATTTGTGCAACTCCAACAGCAGGTGCAAGTGGGACGATTCCGGGAGTCCTATTTAGTATTAAAGATACGTTGCAGTTGAGTCATGAAGATATGATACATTTTCTATTCACATCAGCGCTATTTGGAACGATAGTAGCAAACAACGCTTGTATTTCAGGAGCGTATGGAGGATGTCAAGCTGAAGTAGGCAGTGCCTCAGCAATGGCGGCTGCAGCTGCGGTAGAAGCTGCAGGTGGAACACCACAGCAATCTTCTGAAGCTTTTTCGATTGCATTACAGAATTTACTCGGTTTAGTTTGTGATCCGGTCGCTGGTTTGGTAGAAATTCCTTGTGTAAAGAGAAACGCCATTGGAGCGACAAATGCTTTAGCAGCAGCGGACATCGCATTAGCCGGCGTAAACAATATCATCAATGCTGACGAAGTTATTGAAGCGATGTATAGAGTTGGAAGACAGATTCCTCGCGAATTAAGAGAGACAGGTTTAGGTGGAATTGCGGCTACACCTACAGGGATTGCTATTAAAAATAAAATATTTGGGGAGAAACAATCAAATCAATAA
- a CDS encoding aromatic amino acid transport family protein codes for MNGNTAKNIEFQADNTAVKNEKYLDPKKWHKQDTTWALSLFGTAIGAGVLFLPINAGSGGLLSLLLITILAYPVMYYSHRALAKMIYASNSADEGITGTIREYFGNKASIIFNIVYFVSIYTIVLMYSVALTNTASSFIVHQLHMPEPPRAILSLVLVLGLITILNFGQDITVKIMSMLVYPFIASLLFIAISLIPQWNTSMLSFSSVSTASTGTGYFGTIWMILPIIVFSFNHSPMISSFVMKQRATYGIDATDAKCAQIQKVCYIITFAVVMFFVWSSTLSLTPDDLKVAKEQNLSILSYLANELNSPVITIAAPIIAFVAITKSFLGHYIGAYEVMRDMIIKSSKKRGKDIGEKTVKTMILTFVVLTCWYVAYTNPSILGIIDALSGPLVAAILCLLPMYAIRKVPVLAKYRGKMSNVFVIIIGILTVLASIKSLF; via the coding sequence ATGAATGGGAATACTGCAAAAAACATAGAATTTCAAGCTGATAATACGGCAGTAAAAAATGAAAAATATTTAGACCCTAAAAAATGGCATAAACAGGATACTACCTGGGCATTGAGCCTTTTTGGAACAGCAATTGGAGCAGGGGTACTCTTTTTACCGATTAATGCAGGTTCAGGTGGTTTATTATCATTGCTGTTAATTACCATACTTGCATATCCAGTTATGTACTACTCACATAGGGCGCTTGCTAAAATGATTTACGCTTCGAATTCTGCCGATGAGGGGATTACAGGTACAATAAGAGAATATTTCGGAAATAAAGCAAGTATCATTTTTAACATTGTATATTTCGTCTCCATTTATACGATCGTGCTGATGTACTCGGTCGCACTTACAAATACTGCAAGTAGTTTTATTGTACACCAATTGCACATGCCGGAGCCTCCAAGGGCTATTTTATCACTTGTATTAGTACTCGGTCTTATCACTATACTAAATTTTGGTCAGGATATTACTGTAAAGATAATGAGCATGCTAGTATATCCTTTCATTGCTTCTCTACTTTTTATTGCAATATCTTTAATTCCACAATGGAATACTTCAATGCTAAGTTTTTCAAGTGTTTCTACTGCTTCAACTGGAACAGGGTATTTCGGAACGATTTGGATGATACTACCAATCATAGTATTCTCGTTTAATCATTCTCCTATGATTTCGTCATTCGTTATGAAACAGAGAGCTACGTATGGAATAGACGCTACTGATGCCAAGTGTGCCCAAATACAAAAAGTTTGTTATATCATCACATTCGCTGTTGTTATGTTCTTTGTTTGGAGCAGTACTTTAAGTTTGACTCCAGATGATCTTAAGGTGGCAAAAGAACAGAACTTGTCAATCCTATCATATCTTGCTAATGAGCTTAATTCGCCAGTAATCACGATTGCAGCTCCTATCATTGCGTTTGTGGCTATTACAAAGTCTTTCCTTGGCCATTATATAGGAGCGTATGAGGTAATGCGTGACATGATTATCAAGTCCAGTAAAAAACGTGGGAAAGATATAGGAGAAAAAACAGTTAAGACAATGATTCTTACTTTTGTTGTATTAACATGCTGGTATGTTGCTTATACAAATCCAAGTATTCTTGGAATCATTGATGCCCTTAGTGGTCCGTTAGTCGCTGCTATCTTATGTCTATTACCGATGTATGCGATTCGTAAAGTACCAGTACTAGCAAAATACAGAGGGAAAATGAGTAATGTATTTGTAATTATTATAGGGATACTTACTGTTCTAGCAAGTATTAAGTCATTATTCTAA
- a CDS encoding DUF2187 domain-containing protein gives MKHNKEVTLGDYVQFSYRKNPNLQLMGFVVNVLQNTIVVDIAERMDIEVDDVRQVVKHGYYNKVVHRQIKNSVS, from the coding sequence ATGAAGCATAATAAAGAAGTAACACTTGGGGATTACGTTCAATTTTCATATCGTAAAAACCCTAATTTACAATTAATGGGGTTTGTAGTGAATGTTTTACAAAATACAATTGTTGTAGATATCGCGGAAAGAATGGATATTGAGGTAGATGATGTTAGGCAAGTTGTAAAGCATGGTTATTATAATAAAGTGGTTCATAGGCAAATAAAGAATAGTGTTTCATAA
- a CDS encoding transcriptional regulator SplA domain-containing protein, with the protein MEFSSESNTYHAGDIVYIFYRNPHTQDVANIQAAAVVNNPERPTELALFLYETYYPLTNEMAIYATEDEANQAYTYYYGDISEGMLE; encoded by the coding sequence ATGGAATTTTCTTCTGAAAGTAATACGTATCATGCTGGTGACATTGTCTATATTTTTTATCGAAATCCTCATACTCAAGACGTAGCTAATATACAAGCTGCAGCAGTTGTAAATAATCCTGAAAGACCTACTGAATTAGCACTATTTCTTTACGAAACGTATTATCCACTAACAAATGAGATGGCTATATATGCTACCGAAGATGAAGCAAATCAAGCGTACACTTACTATTATGGTGATATTTCAGAGGGGATGTTGGAATGA
- the splB gene encoding spore photoproduct lyase encodes MNKPFMPKLVYFEPKALDYPLGKELFEKFSKMDVEIRHTTSHNQVRDLPGDNDFQKYRVAKSTLVVGVRKTLKFDTSKPSAEYAIPFATGCMGHCHYCYLQTTMGSKPYIRTYVNVEEILDAADKYMKERAPEVTRFEASCTSDIVGIDYLTHTLKRAIEHFGESEYGKLRFVTKFHHVDHLLDAKHNGKTRFRFSVNADYVIKNFEPGTSPLAKRIEAAGKVARAGYPLGFIVAPIYLHEGWQEGYYHMFERLNAELPLDARDDITFEFIQHRFTKPAKRMIEKNYPMTKLELDEEKRRYKWGKYGIGKYIYQKEEEEDIKNYLYSYMKQFFPNAKLEYFT; translated from the coding sequence ATGAATAAGCCATTTATGCCTAAGCTCGTATATTTTGAACCTAAAGCATTAGATTATCCTTTGGGAAAAGAGCTGTTTGAGAAGTTTTCAAAGATGGATGTTGAAATTCGACATACTACTTCCCATAATCAAGTAAGAGATTTGCCAGGCGATAATGATTTTCAAAAGTATCGAGTAGCAAAATCTACGCTTGTTGTTGGTGTTAGAAAAACACTGAAATTTGATACTTCCAAGCCTTCAGCAGAGTATGCAATTCCTTTTGCAACGGGATGTATGGGGCATTGTCATTATTGTTATTTACAAACAACGATGGGAAGTAAGCCTTATATACGAACGTATGTAAATGTTGAAGAAATTTTAGATGCTGCTGATAAATACATGAAAGAGCGTGCACCTGAAGTAACAAGATTTGAAGCGTCGTGTACTTCAGATATTGTAGGAATCGATTATTTAACGCATACTCTTAAACGGGCTATTGAGCATTTTGGAGAATCTGAATATGGGAAATTGAGATTTGTTACGAAATTTCACCATGTAGATCATTTACTTGATGCTAAACATAATGGAAAAACAAGATTTCGCTTTAGTGTAAATGCTGATTATGTGATTAAAAACTTTGAACCAGGGACTTCTCCCTTAGCTAAACGAATTGAGGCAGCAGGAAAAGTAGCTAGAGCCGGATATCCTCTTGGTTTCATTGTAGCTCCTATTTACCTGCATGAAGGCTGGCAGGAAGGGTACTATCATATGTTTGAACGCCTAAATGCTGAATTACCTCTTGATGCACGGGATGATATTACATTTGAATTTATTCAACATCGTTTTACAAAGCCAGCTAAGAGAATGATTGAAAAAAACTACCCGATGACAAAATTAGAATTAGATGAAGAGAAAAGAAGGTATAAATGGGGGAAATATGGAATCGGAAAATACATTTATCAAAAAGAAGAAGAAGAGGATATAAAAAACTATCTGTATTCCTATATGAAACAGTTCTTTCCTAATGCAAAACTAGAATATTTTACATAA
- a CDS encoding glutamate decarboxylase → MPQDRKEEVQNDTHEGKEIMPDNPQYLPRHVQMELPPEFSINPLFARKGESVVPRFNMPDEGMLPETAYQIVHDEITLDGNARLNLATFVSTWMEPTAERLYAKSFDKNMIDKDEYPQTAEIEERCVRILANLWHSPSPLTTMGVSTTGSSEACMLGGLALKRRWQNARKREGKPVDRPNIVFSSAVQVVWEKFANYWEVEPRYVKVSPEHSRLDPQGVIAAVDENTIGVVPILGETYTGRYEPVAAIAKALDDLQERTGLDIPMHVDAASGGFIAPFLQPDLVWDFQLPRVKSINVSGHKYGLVYPGLGWIIWREADDLPEDLIFRVSYLGGNMPTFALNFSRPGAQVLLQYYNYLRLGKRGYYDVQRASQKVALFLSKAIQMMEPFELLSDGSDIPVFAWRLKNGHTSNWNLYDLSRQLRVFGWQVPAYPLPPNLEAVTIMRVVVRNGFSMDLAHLFLRNLKQAVAFLDSLDGPMPHDTKCDNGFHH, encoded by the coding sequence ATGCCGCAGGATCGAAAAGAAGAAGTTCAAAACGATACACATGAAGGAAAAGAGATTATGCCAGATAATCCACAATATCTACCGCGTCATGTGCAAATGGAGCTGCCTCCCGAATTTTCTATAAATCCTCTGTTTGCCCGCAAAGGAGAATCAGTCGTTCCGCGATTTAACATGCCTGATGAAGGCATGTTACCAGAAACAGCGTATCAAATCGTCCATGATGAAATTACTCTAGATGGCAATGCACGCTTGAATCTTGCAACGTTCGTTAGCACCTGGATGGAGCCTACCGCAGAGCGGCTATATGCTAAATCATTTGATAAGAACATGATTGATAAGGACGAATATCCACAGACAGCTGAAATTGAGGAGCGGTGTGTTCGCATTTTAGCCAATCTCTGGCATTCCCCTAGCCCCCTTACAACTATGGGCGTTTCAACAACTGGATCGTCGGAAGCATGTATGCTCGGGGGGCTTGCGTTAAAGAGACGCTGGCAAAATGCACGCAAAAGAGAGGGGAAGCCGGTGGATCGGCCTAATATTGTATTTAGTTCTGCTGTTCAAGTCGTTTGGGAAAAATTCGCGAACTATTGGGAGGTTGAACCACGCTATGTAAAGGTTAGCCCTGAGCATTCCCGGTTGGATCCTCAGGGGGTCATTGCAGCCGTGGATGAAAATACGATTGGTGTGGTACCGATTCTCGGTGAGACTTATACCGGACGTTACGAACCGGTTGCTGCCATTGCAAAAGCGTTGGACGATTTACAGGAGAGGACGGGACTTGACATTCCTATGCATGTGGATGCGGCTTCGGGCGGATTTATAGCCCCGTTTCTTCAACCAGATTTAGTCTGGGATTTTCAATTGCCGAGGGTAAAGTCCATCAATGTATCCGGACATAAATATGGATTAGTCTACCCTGGATTGGGTTGGATAATTTGGAGGGAAGCTGATGATCTCCCTGAGGATCTAATCTTCCGCGTCTCCTATTTAGGCGGCAACATGCCAACTTTTGCCCTGAATTTTTCACGTCCTGGTGCACAAGTACTCCTGCAATATTACAATTACCTGCGTTTGGGGAAAAGGGGGTACTATGATGTCCAAAGGGCTTCTCAGAAAGTCGCTCTTTTTCTTAGCAAGGCGATTCAAATGATGGAACCTTTCGAACTTTTGTCCGATGGTTCGGATATACCGGTTTTCGCTTGGCGACTGAAAAATGGTCACACATCAAACTGGAATCTTTATGATCTATCTCGACAATTGCGTGTGTTCGGTTGGCAAGTACCTGCCTATCCATTGCCTCCAAATCTAGAAGCGGTGACGATTATGCGCGTTGTGGTTCGAAATGGATTTTCCATGGATCTCGCGCATTTATTTTTGAGAAACCTCAAACAGGCTGTTGCCTTTTTGGATTCCCTGGATGGGCCTATGCCTCATGATACGAAATGTGATAATGGGTTTCATCACTAA
- the bla gene encoding class A beta-lactamase, whose amino-acid sequence MIVLNKFFNILHYKKMVPVVFLSCATLIGCSDSNTQSESLKQTKQTNQIKQETTGNDSFAKLEKKFDAKLGIYALDTDTNQTVTYQSDKRFAYASTHKALAVGVLLQKKSIEDLNQRVLYTREDLVNYNPITEMYVDTGMTLKELADASLRYSDNTAQNLILKQLGGPSEFKKTLREIGDTVTNPERFEPELNEVHPGDVHDTSTPKALATSLQAFTLGDVLSTEKRDLLIDWMKKNTTGDNLIRAGVPGGWEVADKTGSGSYGTRNDIAIIWPPNKKPIVLAILSNHDKEDAKYDDKLIAEATKIALDTLKTTNK is encoded by the coding sequence ATGATAGTCTTAAACAAGTTTTTTAACATTTTACATTACAAAAAGATGGTACCTGTAGTATTTCTTTCATGTGCAACGCTTATAGGTTGTTCCGATAGTAATACTCAATCTGAATCACTTAAACAAACGAAACAAACAAATCAAATCAAACAAGAAACTACTGGTAATGATTCTTTTGCTAAACTTGAAAAAAAATTTGATGCTAAACTTGGTATTTATGCATTGGACACTGATACGAATCAAACCGTTACGTATCAATCAGATAAACGGTTTGCATACGCATCTACCCACAAAGCTTTAGCTGTGGGAGTACTTTTACAAAAGAAATCAATAGAAGATCTAAATCAAAGAGTTTTGTATACTCGTGAAGATCTTGTTAATTACAATCCAATTACAGAAATGTATGTTGATACAGGTATGACTCTGAAAGAGCTTGCAGATGCTTCCCTTCGATATAGTGATAATACTGCACAAAATCTTATTCTTAAACAATTAGGTGGACCTAGTGAATTCAAAAAAACACTGAGAGAAATAGGAGATACCGTTACAAATCCTGAACGTTTTGAACCAGAGTTAAACGAAGTGCATCCAGGAGATGTACATGATACTAGTACCCCAAAGGCATTAGCTACTAGTCTTCAAGCTTTTACGCTAGGAGATGTACTTTCAACTGAGAAACGGGATTTATTAATAGATTGGATGAAAAAGAACACTACGGGAGACAACTTAATTCGTGCTGGAGTTCCAGGGGGATGGGAAGTAGCTGATAAAACAGGCTCGGGATCTTATGGAACCAGAAATGATATCGCAATTATTTGGCCACCAAATAAAAAGCCAATTGTTCTTGCGATACTTTCTAATCATGATAAAGAGGATGCTAAATACGATGATAAGCTTATTGCAGAAGCAACCAAAATAGCGTTAGATACCTTAAAAACTACAAATAAATAA
- a CDS encoding response regulator transcription factor: MNTIMIVEDDMKIAELLGTHIKKYGYQSIIIEDFENILEIFQEIKPDVVLLDVNLPNFDGYYWCRQIRAISTCPIVFLSARSGEMDQVMALENGGDDYITKPFYYEVVMSKIRSQIRRAYGEYASKVKERIVEQSGLFLFPERMELQLNDRKILLTRKETTLLEILITKSPLLVKREVILEQLWDSSYIDENTLSVNIGRIRRKLQDLGIENALETVRGAGYRLHATWEKEGKE, from the coding sequence ATGAATACAATCATGATTGTAGAAGATGATATGAAAATTGCTGAATTACTGGGAACTCATATAAAAAAATATGGATACCAAAGTATTATTATAGAGGATTTTGAAAATATCTTAGAAATATTTCAAGAGATAAAACCAGATGTAGTGCTATTAGATGTAAATTTACCTAATTTTGATGGTTATTATTGGTGTCGCCAAATACGAGCAATTTCTACTTGTCCAATTGTATTTCTATCTGCAAGGAGTGGAGAGATGGATCAAGTTATGGCTTTAGAAAATGGTGGTGATGATTATATTACGAAACCTTTCTATTATGAGGTTGTAATGTCGAAAATCCGTAGTCAAATCAGAAGAGCATACGGTGAATATGCTTCTAAAGTAAAAGAACGGATAGTTGAGCAATCGGGATTATTCCTGTTCCCAGAAAGAATGGAACTTCAACTAAATGATAGGAAAATTTTACTTACTAGAAAAGAAACAACTTTATTAGAAATATTGATAACGAAGTCTCCGCTCCTTGTAAAACGTGAAGTGATTTTAGAACAACTATGGGATAGCTCATATATAGACGAAAATACATTGAGTGTAAACATAGGTAGAATTAGAAGGAAATTGCAAGATTTAGGTATTGAAAACGCACTGGAAACAGTTCGTGGTGCTGGATATCGTTTGCATGCTACTTGGGAGAAGGAAGGAAAGGAATAA